A genomic stretch from Empedobacter stercoris includes:
- a CDS encoding GLPGLI family protein, with protein MLKYLFILLPIIGVSQDAIRVEYEVKQEFDRSTSKKISVKNEEILINSENKRYYYELFVNSKNSNFEKIERINNEQHRGTFFGLSSNIGSNIYKNFNTKELYENSEMKPKLFIKDSIQTFPWILSKEESTILGYNVRKATYTNPKQTVEAWYAPDLPFRDGPSRLNGLPGLILQVKFASSFSNVTFNAIDIKSYTGKIELPNRSKKVTKEEFDQEMEKSMGKSGGMINRGVEKD; from the coding sequence ATGCTAAAATATTTATTTATTCTTCTGCCAATAATTGGAGTTTCGCAAGATGCCATTCGTGTAGAATACGAAGTAAAACAAGAATTTGATAGAAGTACGTCTAAAAAAATATCAGTAAAAAATGAAGAAATACTCATCAATTCTGAGAATAAAAGATATTATTATGAGTTATTTGTAAATTCTAAGAATTCTAATTTTGAAAAAATAGAACGTATCAATAATGAGCAACATCGAGGAACTTTTTTTGGGCTATCAAGTAATATAGGTTCTAATATCTATAAAAATTTTAATACAAAAGAATTGTATGAAAATAGTGAAATGAAACCCAAATTATTTATCAAAGATTCCATCCAAACTTTCCCTTGGATATTGAGTAAAGAAGAGTCAACAATCTTAGGTTATAATGTAAGAAAAGCAACCTATACAAATCCAAAACAAACAGTAGAAGCGTGGTACGCGCCAGATTTACCTTTTCGCGATGGACCTTCTCGTTTAAATGGATTACCAGGTCTCATTTTACAAGTGAAATTTGCATCGTCATTTTCTAATGTTACTTTTAATGCTATAGATATAAAATCCTATACAGGAAAGATCGAATTACCGAATAGATCAAAAAAAGTAACCAAAGAAGAATTTGATCAAGAAATGGAAAAATCAATGGGAAAATCTGGTGGAATGATTAATCGAGGTGTAGAAAAAGATTAA
- a CDS encoding efflux RND transporter permease subunit, whose protein sequence is MKIAEISIKRPTMIIVLFTILTLGGLFSYTQMGYELIPKFETNVVTISTIYPGASPNEVENSVTKKIEDAVAALENVKKVESKSYESLSVVMVTLNSDANADLALNDAQRKINAIEKDLPDDVDPPSLTKFSLSDLPIITAGVTSDKLTEKDLYDLLDKKIEPVLSRVTGVAQINLIGGQEREIQVSLDPLKLKGYGLSVPQIQQAILTSNLDFPTGSVKTRENSTIIRLSGKYKSVEELNNLVISSNNGIQVRLSEVAFVQDSQKEVEKIARVNQSSAIIVQVVKQSDANAVAVSELMKETIQKVETDYKKEGLKIQIVNDTSDFTLAAANHVIFDLLLAVVLVAVVMLLFLHSIRNAFIVMVSIPASLIATFIGMYLMGYTLNLMSLLGLSLVVGILVDDAIVVLENIYRHMEMGKSKIRASYDGSKEIGFTVTAITLVIVVVFLPIAMSTGLVANIIAQFCVTVVIATLLSLLSSFTIVPWLSSRFGKLEHITGKNIFEKFILWFEKQLTKFTHFISDMLEWCLKTTTRRIGVFVGVFVVLFAVVGVLIGGKYVGNEFFPKTDKGEFLVQMELPKDATIEESNFVTQKAEKFLRNKKEVVDMITTVGQSSEGFGAAQATAYKAEIDVILNDKSEREDNSFIYAAKIKRELEKELVGVKVKTVPVGIVSAEEAPIALVVTGSNVESAMIFAELAKQELEQIKGSSEVKLTTETGNPEINVQVDRDKMALLGLNLQTVGLTMQTAFSGNTDGKFRAGEYEYDINIQYNDFNRSNIDDVRSLIFVNDKGQQIRLDQFATVTQSSGPSFLERRDKTPSVTVQSQAVGRTSGDIINEFTEKLNKIDNKRPTGVSYVWGGDKEMQDEGFGTLGYALLAAIILVYLVMVALYESFVYPFVVLFSIPLSLIGVFLILALTNNSLNIFTILGMIMLIGLVCKNAILLVDFTNHRKEAGETTHDALVQANHARLRPILMTTIAMVFGMIPIALAEGAGAEMNNGLAWVIIGGLVSSLFLTLIIVPVVYSLFDSAIRRFSKGEKIDYEAEMVADYQSRQIKEEWEE, encoded by the coding sequence ATGAAAATAGCAGAAATATCAATTAAACGTCCCACAATGATTATCGTGTTATTCACGATTTTGACCTTGGGAGGATTGTTTAGTTACACACAGATGGGATACGAATTAATCCCAAAATTTGAAACGAATGTCGTAACAATTTCAACAATTTATCCTGGAGCTTCTCCAAACGAAGTTGAAAACTCTGTTACCAAAAAGATAGAGGATGCTGTTGCAGCCTTAGAAAATGTAAAAAAAGTAGAATCGAAATCCTACGAAAGTTTATCAGTTGTAATGGTAACGTTGAATTCTGACGCGAATGCAGATTTAGCATTGAATGATGCGCAACGTAAGATTAATGCAATCGAAAAAGATTTACCAGACGATGTTGATCCACCTTCTTTGACGAAATTCTCGTTAAGTGATTTACCGATTATTACAGCCGGTGTGACATCTGATAAGTTGACAGAAAAAGATTTGTACGATTTATTAGATAAAAAAATAGAACCAGTTTTGTCTCGTGTGACAGGTGTCGCACAAATAAATTTGATTGGTGGTCAAGAACGTGAAATTCAAGTCAGTTTAGATCCTTTGAAATTGAAAGGTTATGGTTTATCTGTACCTCAAATTCAACAAGCAATTTTGACATCTAATTTAGATTTTCCAACAGGAAGTGTAAAAACACGCGAAAACTCAACGATTATCCGTCTTTCTGGTAAATATAAATCGGTAGAAGAATTAAATAATTTAGTTATTTCTTCGAATAATGGAATTCAAGTTCGTTTATCAGAAGTTGCTTTTGTACAAGATTCTCAAAAAGAAGTTGAGAAAATAGCACGCGTTAATCAAAGTTCAGCGATTATTGTACAGGTTGTAAAACAGTCTGACGCAAATGCAGTTGCGGTTTCTGAATTAATGAAGGAGACGATCCAAAAAGTTGAAACAGATTATAAGAAAGAAGGATTGAAAATTCAGATTGTAAATGATACTTCTGACTTTACATTAGCAGCTGCAAATCATGTTATTTTCGATTTGCTTTTAGCAGTTGTTTTGGTTGCAGTTGTAATGCTTTTGTTTTTACATAGTATTCGAAATGCCTTTATTGTAATGGTTTCTATTCCAGCTTCGTTAATTGCAACGTTTATCGGAATGTACTTGATGGGATATACGCTAAACTTGATGTCTTTACTTGGTTTATCTCTTGTTGTAGGGATTTTGGTGGATGATGCCATTGTTGTTTTAGAGAATATTTACCGTCACATGGAAATGGGAAAATCGAAGATTAGAGCATCTTATGATGGTTCAAAAGAAATCGGATTTACAGTAACAGCCATTACATTGGTCATTGTAGTTGTATTCTTACCAATTGCGATGAGTACAGGTTTGGTAGCGAATATTATTGCACAATTTTGTGTGACAGTTGTTATAGCAACCTTATTATCCTTGTTATCGTCATTTACAATTGTCCCTTGGTTGTCTTCTCGTTTCGGAAAATTAGAGCATATTACAGGAAAAAATATTTTCGAAAAATTTATTCTTTGGTTCGAAAAACAGTTAACAAAATTTACACACTTCATTTCAGATATGTTAGAGTGGTGTCTTAAAACGACTACTCGACGTATTGGAGTTTTTGTTGGAGTTTTTGTTGTTTTGTTTGCAGTTGTTGGCGTTTTAATTGGAGGAAAATATGTTGGGAATGAGTTTTTTCCTAAAACGGATAAAGGAGAATTCTTGGTTCAAATGGAATTACCTAAAGATGCAACAATCGAAGAATCAAATTTTGTTACGCAAAAAGCAGAGAAATTTTTACGCAATAAAAAAGAAGTAGTCGATATGATTACAACTGTTGGTCAAAGTTCTGAAGGGTTCGGAGCAGCACAAGCAACAGCTTACAAAGCGGAAATTGATGTTATTTTGAATGATAAATCAGAACGTGAAGACAATTCGTTTATTTATGCTGCAAAAATAAAGCGTGAATTAGAAAAAGAATTGGTTGGAGTAAAAGTAAAAACCGTTCCAGTAGGTATTGTTAGTGCAGAAGAAGCGCCTATTGCTTTGGTGGTCACAGGATCTAATGTAGAAAGTGCAATGATATTTGCCGAATTAGCCAAACAAGAATTAGAACAAATCAAAGGTTCTTCGGAAGTGAAATTAACAACTGAAACTGGAAATCCTGAAATTAATGTCCAAGTTGACCGCGATAAAATGGCTCTATTAGGATTGAATTTGCAAACGGTTGGATTAACCATGCAAACGGCTTTTTCTGGAAATACCGATGGTAAATTTAGAGCAGGTGAATACGAATATGACATTAATATTCAATACAATGATTTCAATCGTTCGAATATTGATGATGTTCGTAGTTTGATTTTTGTGAATGATAAAGGTCAACAAATTCGTTTGGATCAATTTGCAACAGTGACGCAAAGTTCTGGACCAAGTTTCTTAGAACGTCGTGATAAAACACCTTCTGTTACAGTTCAATCTCAGGCTGTTGGTCGTACTTCAGGCGATATTATAAATGAATTTACAGAAAAATTAAACAAAATAGATAACAAACGACCTACAGGAGTTTCATATGTTTGGGGTGGAGACAAAGAAATGCAAGACGAAGGTTTTGGTACATTAGGTTACGCATTATTGGCTGCAATTATTTTAGTTTATTTGGTCATGGTAGCCTTGTACGAATCATTTGTTTATCCATTCGTAGTATTATTCTCTATTCCATTATCATTAATCGGAGTTTTCTTGATTTTAGCTTTAACGAATAATTCGTTGAATATTTTTACGATTCTCGGAATGATTATGTTAATCGGTTTAGTGTGTAAGAATGCTATTTTATTGGTCGATTTTACAAACCATAGGAAAGAAGCAGGAGAAACAACTCATGATGCATTGGTACAAGCCAATCATGCGCGTCTTCGTCCAATTTTAATGACAACCATTGCCATGGTGTTTGGTATGATTCCAATCGCTTTAGCAGAAGGGGCAGGAGCAGAGATGAATAACGGATTAGCATGGGTAATTATTGGTGGATTAGTTTCGTCATTATTCCTTACATTAATCATTGTACCAGTAGTTTACTCCTTATTTGATAGTGCAATAAGACGATTCTCAAAAGGAGAAAAAATTGATTATGAAGCAGAAATGGTTGCTGATTATCAATCACGCCAAATAAAAGAAGAATGGGAAGAATAA
- a CDS encoding GLPGLI family protein, protein MKNILSFVMLLCFVNTFCQERLQIEYEFRNEFDIENAKDAVVKERLKNSNENRLYFELLSSDKESLFQRIDRIDNSQGRSGVSISFISGPGGIYYKNLVEKSTLSEVNYNGKKMLITDSITTKNWILGKDKDKILGFDVKKATLQVSENSFVEAWYAPKLNYRNGPSNYEGLPGIILKLILTNKEENSVNKQIYLATKVELNERLKIEKPTNGKSITQVEFDEMMKEEERKFNELFKQ, encoded by the coding sequence ATGAAAAATATACTTTCATTTGTAATGTTATTGTGTTTTGTAAATACATTTTGCCAAGAAAGACTACAAATAGAATACGAATTTAGAAATGAATTTGATATTGAAAATGCAAAAGATGCTGTTGTCAAAGAACGATTAAAAAACAGTAACGAAAATAGATTGTATTTTGAGTTATTAAGCTCTGATAAAGAATCGCTTTTCCAAAGAATAGATAGAATTGATAACTCTCAGGGTAGATCAGGAGTGTCAATTTCCTTTATAAGTGGACCAGGAGGAATTTATTATAAAAATTTAGTTGAAAAATCAACTCTTTCTGAAGTTAACTATAACGGAAAAAAAATGTTAATAACAGATTCTATAACAACCAAAAATTGGATATTAGGAAAAGATAAAGATAAAATTTTAGGGTTCGATGTTAAAAAAGCAACTTTACAAGTTTCAGAAAATTCATTTGTTGAAGCTTGGTATGCACCAAAACTAAACTATAGAAACGGACCTTCTAATTATGAAGGATTACCAGGAATTATTCTAAAATTAATTTTGACGAATAAAGAAGAAAATTCCGTAAACAAACAAATTTATTTAGCAACAAAGGTTGAATTAAATGAAAGATTGAAAATAGAAAAACCTACGAATGGGAAATCGATAACTCAAGTAGAATTTGATGAAATGATGAAAGAGGAGGAGAGAAAATTTAATGAATTATTTAAACAATAA
- a CDS encoding DUF6952 family protein — protein MKLPVFKNLAKNVSIEAMETALEVLEVYADSPAVKEPEQEVIGEMISNICGAMEMKQMMEEEGMDERTAANTFMQRVMGSIDK, from the coding sequence ATGAAGCTGCCGGTATTTAAAAATTTAGCAAAAAACGTTTCGATTGAAGCAATGGAAACGGCTTTAGAAGTTTTAGAAGTTTATGCTGATTCTCCAGCGGTTAAAGAGCCAGAGCAAGAAGTAATCGGTGAAATGATTTCTAACATTTGTGGAGCAATGGAAATGAAACAAATGATGGAAGAAGAAGGAATGGACGAGCGTACTGCTGCCAATACTTTCATGCAACGTGTGATGGGTTCTATCGATAAATAA
- a CDS encoding peroxiredoxin, which produces MSLVGKKAPLFTAPAVIDGDEIVENFSMPIGEKNIVLFFYPKDFTFVCPTELHAFQAKLAEFEKRDAVVIAASCDSEETHLAWLNTAKDNGGIEGVTYPIVADLAKTIAMDYGVLAGEYVYNEENDSLKFEGAPVAYRGTFIIDKNGVVRHETINDLPLGRNIDEYVRLLDAILHVEKYGEVCPANWEEGKDAMNATKDGVASYLASH; this is translated from the coding sequence ATGTCATTAGTAGGAAAAAAAGCGCCTTTATTTACAGCGCCAGCAGTAATTGATGGAGACGAAATCGTAGAAAACTTTTCAATGCCAATCGGAGAGAAAAATATCGTTTTATTTTTCTACCCAAAAGACTTCACATTTGTTTGTCCAACAGAATTACACGCTTTCCAAGCTAAATTAGCTGAATTCGAAAAAAGAGATGCTGTTGTAATCGCTGCTTCTTGTGATTCAGAAGAAACTCACTTAGCATGGTTAAACACTGCTAAAGATAACGGAGGTATCGAAGGTGTTACTTACCCAATCGTTGCAGATTTAGCTAAAACTATTGCTATGGACTATGGTGTATTAGCAGGTGAGTATGTGTACAACGAAGAAAACGATTCATTAAAATTTGAAGGAGCTCCAGTTGCTTACCGTGGTACTTTCATCATCGACAAAAATGGAGTTGTTCGTCACGAAACAATCAACGATTTACCATTAGGTCGTAACATCGATGAGTATGTACGTTTATTAGACGCAATTTTACACGTTGAGAAATACGGTGAAGTTTGTCCAGCTAACTGGGAAGAAGGAAAAGATGCTATGAACGCTACTAAAGATGGTGTAGCTTCTTACTTAGCTTCTCACTAA
- a CDS encoding thioredoxin family protein codes for MFAELEQDNLAQVVADNNIVIVQYGAGWCGNCRLVKPKFKKLAAEYEGQAEFLYVDAEKLVESRKLAEVPNLPTFAVFKGGVNVGQVTASKIDAVKELINEAAGI; via the coding sequence ATGTTTGCAGAATTAGAACAAGATAACTTAGCACAAGTAGTTGCTGATAACAATATCGTAATTGTACAATATGGTGCTGGATGGTGCGGAAACTGCCGTTTGGTAAAACCAAAATTCAAAAAATTAGCTGCTGAATACGAAGGTCAAGCAGAATTTTTATATGTTGATGCTGAGAAATTAGTAGAATCAAGAAAATTGGCTGAAGTTCCAAATTTACCAACTTTCGCTGTTTTCAAAGGAGGAGTTAATGTAGGACAAGTAACTGCATCTAAAATTGATGCTGTAAAAGAATTGATCAATGAAGCTGCCGGTATTTAA
- a CDS encoding uracil-DNA glycosylase — protein sequence MDVKIDATWKEVLKDEFEKDYFIKLIDFVRDEYQTKTIYPPASKIFSAFDNTSFENVKVVLIGQDPYHGEGQANGLSFSVADGIKLPPSLRNIYKELKNDLEIEISTSGNLEPWAKQGVLLLNATLTVEASNPGSHQKKGWEKFTDAVIQQLSDKKDNVVFILWGAYAQKKGAKIDRFKHFVIESAHPSPLGAYRGFWGSKPFSKTNSFLEAKNIQPIDWKIK from the coding sequence ATGGATGTGAAGATTGATGCGACTTGGAAAGAAGTATTGAAGGATGAATTTGAGAAAGATTATTTTATAAAATTGATTGATTTTGTTAGAGATGAATACCAAACAAAAACAATTTACCCTCCAGCATCCAAAATATTTTCTGCTTTTGATAATACATCATTTGAGAATGTTAAAGTCGTTTTAATTGGGCAAGATCCCTATCATGGGGAAGGACAGGCGAATGGATTGTCTTTTTCTGTTGCAGATGGAATTAAATTACCTCCAAGCTTACGCAATATTTACAAAGAATTAAAGAATGATTTGGAGATTGAAATTTCTACTTCAGGTAATTTAGAACCTTGGGCAAAACAAGGTGTTCTTTTATTGAATGCAACATTAACCGTTGAAGCATCTAATCCTGGATCACATCAAAAGAAAGGTTGGGAAAAGTTTACAGATGCTGTGATACAACAGCTTTCAGATAAAAAAGACAACGTAGTGTTTATATTATGGGGAGCCTATGCACAAAAAAAAGGTGCAAAAATAGATCGTTTTAAACATTTTGTGATCGAATCTGCACATCCGTCTCCATTAGGAGCTTACAGAGGATTTTGGGGAAGTAAACCTTTTTCTAAAACCAATTCATTTTTAGAAGCTAAAAATATTCAGCCAATTGATTGGAAAATAAAATAG
- a CDS encoding endonuclease MutS2, translated as MQISEQTLKDLEFNAVQKEIAEFAYTEKVEGFIHQLKPYEDHQILVQDLQTTNEYLKTFETGNRFPFSEYYILDENLSRLEIENYYLPAEEFFKIKANTLQVKEILKYLTLFHEYTPVLFEKASTINYEKNIVKLIDQVFNKFGEIKDDASPALKIVRDRLRHLNGRITELFNKSMSYHSDYLDDIRESVIGNRRVLAVKSALRKRVKGQFLGTSKTGSITFIEPESVLNPRREWEELKEEEKHLIIQILLDLTAQIAEYKPHLEEYQTFLEYIDFTQAKANYAYLINGILPEISEKRIIKLVDAFHPVLYLNNKRKTQKTIPQSLEINEDCRIIIISGPNAGGKSITLKTIGLLQLMIQSGVLVPVKEESQFGFFDQIFTDIGDNQSIENHLSTYSYRLKQMSYFLKNADDKTLLLVDEFGTGSDPELGGALAEVFFEEFYERNSFGVFTTHYTNIKLSAESLPEAINACMLFDKKTLEPLYRLEIGQAGSSFTFEVAEKNKIPYRLINRAKKKVESEKVSLDKTILKLQQEKFEIQKTKDHVEELRETNIEHNEKLELTNEKIQQKLYDFQQLYDREQKRLKLGERISDMADSYLKTKNKKQMIANFLKLIEMENSKKTKEVQQLKKIEKIVEKEVKRELKENSETISQQKQVIKQKEKAETKKKIEALKVGDRVKIHGSSSVGTIDKLKKDTVFVNYGLFTTQINVNEVYKI; from the coding sequence ATGCAAATATCAGAACAAACTTTAAAGGATTTAGAATTTAATGCGGTACAAAAAGAAATCGCAGAATTTGCTTATACAGAAAAGGTTGAAGGATTTATTCATCAATTAAAACCTTATGAAGATCACCAAATTTTGGTGCAGGACCTTCAGACGACAAATGAATATTTGAAAACATTTGAAACGGGAAATCGTTTTCCTTTTTCAGAATATTATATTTTAGATGAAAATCTGAGTCGATTAGAAATCGAAAATTATTATTTGCCAGCCGAAGAATTTTTCAAAATCAAGGCCAATACACTTCAAGTAAAAGAAATCTTGAAATATTTGACGCTTTTTCATGAGTACACACCTGTTTTATTCGAGAAAGCTTCGACGATTAACTACGAAAAAAATATCGTAAAATTAATTGATCAAGTATTCAATAAATTTGGAGAAATAAAAGATGATGCAAGTCCAGCTTTAAAAATTGTACGTGATAGACTTCGTCATTTAAATGGTCGTATTACCGAATTATTTAACAAATCGATGAGTTATCATTCTGATTATTTGGATGATATTCGCGAATCTGTTATTGGAAATCGTCGAGTTTTAGCTGTAAAATCTGCGTTAAGAAAACGTGTAAAAGGTCAATTTTTAGGAACATCAAAAACAGGATCAATTACATTTATTGAGCCAGAAAGTGTTCTAAATCCTCGTCGTGAATGGGAAGAATTGAAAGAAGAAGAAAAACATTTGATTATTCAAATTTTATTGGATTTAACTGCTCAAATTGCGGAATACAAACCTCATCTTGAAGAATATCAAACGTTTTTGGAATACATTGATTTTACACAAGCTAAAGCAAATTATGCGTATTTAATCAATGGTATTTTACCCGAAATTTCAGAAAAGAGAATCATTAAATTAGTGGATGCGTTTCATCCGGTTTTGTATTTAAACAATAAAAGAAAAACACAAAAAACAATTCCACAAAGTTTAGAAATAAATGAAGATTGCCGAATCATTATTATTTCTGGACCAAATGCAGGGGGAAAATCCATCACATTAAAAACAATTGGTTTATTGCAATTGATGATTCAAAGTGGAGTTTTGGTTCCTGTAAAAGAAGAAAGTCAATTTGGATTTTTTGATCAAATTTTTACCGATATTGGGGATAATCAGTCGATTGAAAATCATTTATCAACCTACAGTTATCGTCTAAAACAAATGTCGTATTTTTTGAAAAATGCAGATGACAAAACATTATTATTGGTTGATGAATTTGGTACGGGCTCTGACCCTGAATTAGGTGGTGCATTAGCAGAAGTATTCTTTGAAGAGTTTTATGAACGAAATTCTTTTGGCGTTTTTACAACGCATTACACCAATATCAAATTGAGTGCTGAAAGCTTACCAGAAGCGATAAATGCTTGTATGTTGTTTGATAAAAAAACGCTCGAACCACTTTATCGTTTAGAAATTGGGCAAGCTGGAAGTTCGTTTACATTTGAAGTAGCAGAGAAAAATAAAATTCCTTACCGTTTGATTAATCGTGCGAAGAAAAAAGTTGAAAGTGAAAAAGTAAGTTTAGATAAAACTATTTTAAAACTTCAACAAGAAAAATTCGAAATTCAAAAAACGAAAGATCATGTTGAAGAGTTACGCGAAACGAATATTGAACATAATGAAAAATTAGAACTAACGAACGAAAAAATTCAGCAAAAATTATATGATTTCCAACAATTATATGATCGTGAACAAAAACGTTTGAAATTGGGTGAACGTATTTCGGACATGGCTGATTCTTACTTAAAAACGAAGAATAAAAAACAAATGATTGCCAATTTCTTGAAGTTGATTGAAATGGAAAATTCGAAAAAGACGAAAGAAGTTCAACAGTTAAAGAAAATCGAAAAAATTGTAGAGAAAGAAGTTAAGCGAGAATTAAAAGAAAATTCAGAAACAATTTCTCAACAAAAACAAGTCATTAAACAGAAAGAAAAAGCTGAAACGAAGAAAAAAATTGAGGCATTGAAAGTTGGTGATCGTGTCAAAATTCATGGTTCATCGAGTGTTGGAACGATAGATAAATTGAAAAAAGATACCGTTTTTGTAAATTACGGCTTATTTACAACTCAAATCAATGTCAATGAAGTATATAAAATTTAG
- a CDS encoding T9SS type A sorting domain-containing protein — MNLETFQLEKTVFMGSEPTVLAISDDGKYIYAGFDGASIVRRFDVPNQKADLQFSLGADSFLGSFYVEDIEVMPGKANTIAVSRRYKSVTPRHGGVAIYDDNVMRPTTTPGHSGSNVIEFTSANSLIGYNNESTEYGIRRLSVNNGGVSNVSLSGSVLSGFNLNFSYFNNKMYSYDGKVVDVTTQPFVIGQFPNVTGPVVYDENTDQACFASYDWNGNISFKRFNAETFLLADNLPISQAFGYTGSIINCGKGCYAFNTSDNKIVIIKDAKLSTSENYINNSSVEIYPNPTTDFVYIKSDNILSKVEIYDISGKLIHQSSITTKIDIRNFSKGNYILKLIDNKGNVTTKQILKK, encoded by the coding sequence GTGAATTTAGAAACTTTTCAATTAGAAAAAACTGTTTTCATGGGAAGTGAACCTACTGTTTTGGCTATTTCTGATGATGGTAAATATATTTACGCAGGTTTTGATGGAGCTTCTATCGTTAGAAGATTTGATGTTCCAAATCAAAAAGCAGATTTGCAATTTAGTTTAGGAGCAGATTCTTTTCTGGGGTCATTTTATGTAGAGGATATAGAAGTTATGCCAGGTAAAGCCAATACTATAGCGGTTTCTCGACGTTATAAATCCGTAACACCAAGACATGGAGGAGTAGCAATTTACGATGATAATGTAATGAGACCTACAACAACTCCAGGTCATTCAGGAAGTAACGTTATCGAGTTTACGAGTGCAAATTCTTTAATCGGTTATAACAACGAATCGACAGAATACGGGATAAGAAGACTATCTGTTAATAACGGAGGTGTTTCAAATGTAAGTCTTTCGGGAAGTGTTTTATCAGGATTTAACTTAAATTTTAGCTATTTTAACAACAAAATGTATTCGTACGACGGAAAAGTTGTAGATGTAACAACTCAACCATTTGTTATAGGTCAATTTCCTAATGTAACTGGACCTGTTGTTTACGATGAAAATACAGATCAAGCATGTTTTGCAAGTTACGATTGGAATGGTAATATCTCTTTCAAACGATTCAATGCCGAAACATTTTTATTGGCTGATAATTTACCAATTTCTCAAGCTTTTGGTTACACAGGATCTATAATTAACTGTGGAAAAGGATGCTATGCATTTAACACTTCAGACAATAAAATTGTCATTATCAAAGATGCAAAATTATCTACATCAGAGAATTATATTAATAATTCATCAGTAGAAATTTACCCAAATCCAACGACAGATTTTGTTTACATTAAATCGGATAATATTTTATCGAAAGTAGAAATTTATGATATCAGTGGAAAATTAATCCATCAATCTTCGATAACAACTAAAATCGATATTAGAAATTTCTCAAAAGGAAATTATATTTTAAAATTAATCGACAATAAAGGAAATGTTACTACAAAACAAATTCTAAAAAAATAA
- a CDS encoding GLPGLI family protein, whose protein sequence is MKLKPLLLIVLFCIANSIYAQNYQLDYQFNNYVSILNRTNTYNTTLVYDVPNKVSLYTVIKLKEKAKSEKNSTSLVIEEKMIDNELIYSNFKKLEMVIQEQIDIEMMNFTEKIPTIKWELSNETKVENDYNLKKATATFRGRNYTAWYTLDIPVNVGPWKLHGLPGAIVSVNEDRGRYSWQLKDVKKIEVSTIKNPVENKTYAVKSIKEYPQLKFETPERVKEKLRKIDRNFIFPKGERIDLELLFEWENNL, encoded by the coding sequence ATGAAATTAAAGCCACTATTATTAATCGTTTTATTTTGTATTGCTAATTCTATATATGCACAAAATTATCAACTTGATTATCAGTTTAATAATTATGTTTCAATATTGAATAGAACAAATACATATAACACAACATTAGTATATGATGTTCCTAATAAGGTAAGTTTATATACAGTAATTAAACTAAAAGAAAAAGCAAAGAGTGAAAAAAACAGTACTTCATTAGTTATAGAAGAAAAGATGATTGATAATGAATTAATTTATAGTAATTTCAAAAAATTAGAAATGGTCATTCAAGAACAGATTGATATTGAAATGATGAATTTTACAGAAAAAATTCCAACTATTAAATGGGAATTATCAAATGAAACAAAAGTAGAAAATGATTATAATCTAAAAAAAGCAACGGCTACTTTCAGAGGGCGAAACTATACTGCTTGGTACACATTAGATATTCCTGTAAATGTTGGACCATGGAAATTGCATGGACTTCCTGGCGCAATAGTAAGTGTTAATGAAGACAGAGGGAGATATTCTTGGCAATTAAAGGACGTGAAAAAGATAGAAGTAAGTACAATAAAAAATCCTGTAGAAAATAAAACGTATGCTGTTAAAAGCATTAAAGAATATCCACAATTAAAATTTGAAACGCCAGAAAGAGTTAAAGAAAAATTAAGAAAAATAGACAGAAATTTTATATTCCCAAAAGGAGAAAGAATAGATTTAGAATTATTATTTGAATGGGAAAATAATTTATGA